The sequence below is a genomic window from Bradyrhizobium septentrionale.
GGCGAGCCCGACGCGCCACCCGAATCCTTCATTGAGCATCTGGCCGAGCGGCGCCGAGAGTAGTGCGCCGATCGAGCCCGCACCGGAGACGATGCCGAGTACGGTCGAGCGCACCGTCTCCGGCACCGCCCGCGCGGCAACCGACATCGCAATCGCCGCCGCGGTACAGGCCAGCGAGGTGCCGATCAACACGCCGCCGCCGATCATGACACTGACCAGCCCGTTCGCGGTCGTCATCAGCACCAGGCCCGCGATATAGAGCAGCGCGCCGACCACCATGATGGGTCGAAAGCCGTACCGCACCGTCATTGCACCGGCGAGCGGCTGCAAAAAGCCCCAGGCGAGGTTCTGCACGGCCAGCGCCAGCGTAAAATCGGATATCGAAATGTGGATGTCGTGCGTCAGCGGCTGCATGAAGATGCCGAGGCTCTGCCGCAGCCCCATGCTCAGCGTGAGCATGATGGAAGCGCCGATCAGAATGGGAAGCGTGGGACGCAGGACCTGCAACAGGGGCATTGTTCTTGTTCTCCCAAATGGGCACGGCACGAGTGCCGCAGGCTGCGATTCACGCTTGTTTTGGTTACACAGACCTGTGTACTTAGGCTATACAGGGGGCGAGCTGTCAAGCAAAGAGGATCACGGCTGGCGCATGGCTTCCCCGCCTCCCAAACAGACCATGAAAGAGCGGATCCTGGAGACCGCCGACAAGCTGTTCTACCTGCAAGGCATTCGCGCCATCGGCGTCGACACCATCGCGGCCGAGATCGGCATCAGCAAACGCACGCTCTACAATCACTTCCCGTCGAAGGACGCGCTGATCGAGGCTTACCTACAGCGCCGCTTCGTGCAGCCCCGCCCCTCCGACAAGCCGCCGGCCGAGCAGATTCTCGCGACCTTCGATTCGCTGGAGCGGCGCTTTTCAGCGCGGGATTTTCGCGGCTGCCCGTTCGTCAACGCGGTGGCCGAACTCGGCCCGGAGGACGAGGACCGGACTATCAAGAACATCGCTGTTGCCTTCAAGGAAAGCCGCCGGGTCTGGTTTCGCGACCTGCTGCGGCAGCTCGGCGTCACCGATGCCGAGCGACTGGCGACCCAGCTCACGCTGCTGGTCGATGGCTCGATCGCGCAGGACCTGGTGCGCGACGATCCCGGCATGGCGCGCGCCGCGAAGGAAGCTGCGCGTGTCTTGCTGGCGAATGCGGGGGTCAAGGTCGCCAAGGCCGATCACGCGGACAAGAAGCGCGGCGGCTGAATACGGTTGCGTCCCGAAGCGCGGTTTGGTTGATAGGGTCGACAACGCGCGACGGCGTCCGAAGGAATATTTCGTCAGGCGAGATTGACAGCGACCGCACAAGCAGCCCGCGGCGCAATAGGGAGCGACCATGGAAGATCTGAAGGTGACGGCCACCGGCTACGATTTCGCGCCGGCGCGCGCGGCCATGCAGCGTTATATCGACAACGATCTCCTGTCCGGCATCTCGTCGGCGGTCATGGTCGGCCGCGAGCTGGTCGAGGTCAGCTGCGTCGGATGGGCCGACAAGGAAGCGCAGATCCCGCTGCGCACCGACCACATCTTCCGGGTCTTCTCCAACACCAAGCTGATAACCTCCTGCGCGGCACTGCTGTTGGTCGAGGATGGCCGCTTCCAGCTCGACGATCCAATCGAGAAATTCATCCCGCAGCTGCGCAACCGCAAGGTCCTGCTGAAAGGCGCGACGTCGATCGATCAAACCGAGCCCGCGAAGAGCTCGATCACCATCCGTCAGCTGCTGAGCCACACCGCCGGTTTGAGCTACGGTTTCTTCGATCCCGGGACCGTCATTTTCAAAGCGCTCAACGAGCGCGGCGTGCACAATCCCAATACCACTTTGGCTGAGATGGTCGACGTTCTGGCCGATCTGCCGCTGATCTATCAGCCGGGCACGTCGTGGGAATACTCGCTCGCGATCGACGTGATCGCACGCCTGGTGGAAGTCGTGAGCGGCCAGACCTTCGACAAGTTCATCAAGGCACGCATCCTCGATCCGCTCGGCATGGTCGATACCGGCTTCGTCGTTCCGCAAGAGGATCAGGGTCGCCTTGTTGCATACTACGCAGGCGCCGATCTGATGGAGCCGATGAAGCCGGGTCTCACCCGCACCGACAATGCGCCCTTCCCCGGCGCCTATCTGCGCCCGGTCGCACGGCTCAATGGCGGCGGCGGTCTGGTTTCGACATTGCCCGATGTGGTCGCGCTGATCCGCAGCCTGCTGCCCGGCGGACCGACGCTGCTGAAGCCGGACACGATCGCAATGATGATGTCCAACCAGTTGCCCGAGGAACAGTGGATCCGCTTCGCGATGATGGGCGAGCAACCCGGCAAGGTGCACGGACTTGCCGGCGGCCTGATCCAGAAGCCCTCGCCGATCGATCATCCCGACGCAGCCGGCGAGTTCTATTGGGGCGGCGTCGCCGGCACGCAGTGGTGGATCTCGCCGAAGACCGGGACGGCCGGCGTCATGATGGCGCAGCGCCAGATGGCGTTCGTCCATCCGTTCTCGTTCGAGTTCAAGCGGATGGCCTATGACGCGGTGAAGCGCGGGCGTTAGGTTCATCTATCCTGTCGTCACCCGCGCATGCGGGTGACCCAGTATTCCAGAGGCAGCGCCGTTTGAAACGAGAGGCCGCGGCGTACTGGATACCCCGCATTCGCGGGGTATGACGACGGATATGATGGTGTGAAACGCGGACGTTACGCCGCTGCCGAGACCACGCGGTTGCGGCCGTCGTGCTTGGCGCGATAGAGCGCGGTGTCGGCGCGTTTGAGCACGTCGGTGACCTGCTCGCCCTTGCGCTCCAGCGTGGTGAGCCCGATCGAGATCGTGACGGTGATCCGCTTGCCGCCCTTGTCGACGGAAAAGGGCTCGCCCGCGATCGAGCGGCGCAGCCGCTCGGCGACCATGCCGGCGACATGCAGGTCGGTCTCCGGCATCACGATCACGAACTCCTCGCCGCCATAGCGGCAGGCGAGATCGATGCCGCGGATCGACTTGCGGATGCGGACGGCGAATTCGCGCAGCACGTCGTCGCCGGCGTCGTGGCCGTAGGTGTCGTTGATCGCCTTGAAGTAGTCGATGTCGAGGATCATCAGCGCCAGCGGCTTGCCGCGGACCGATGCCTGCTCCGCAAGCGTCGCGAGGTGGCTCTCCATGTAGCGGCGGTTATTGAGGCCGGTCAGCGCATCGGTGATCGCCATCTCGATCGAGTTCTGCACATTGTCGCGCAGATGATCGGTGTAGCGGCGGCGGCGGATCTGGGTGCGCGCGCGCGCCAGCAGTTCGTTCTTGTCGACCGGACGCAGCAGGTAGTCGTTGACGCCGATCTCGAGGCCGCGCATGAGCCGCGCGTTGTTGTCGGCATCCGAAATGGCGAGGATCGGCACCTGGCGGGTACGCTCCAACGAGCGGGCCTGGCTGCACAGCCGCAGGCCGTCGTAATTGTCGAGGCTGAGCGACACGATCAGCAGGTCGTAATTGCCCTCGGCAGCGTGGAACAACGCTTCCGCCGGATTGGTCTCGACATCGACGGTGTGCTCAGCGGAGAGGATCGGCGCCAGCTTCTCGTAGGACGACGGTCGGTCGTCGACCAGCAGGATGCGGCCGCCCGTGCCCCGGTCAGCGATCGCGCTGCGCTCGGGCGCCTGCATGCCGATCTCAAGCGAGGTGATGGCGCGCATGCGCAGCTCATCGGTCATCATCTTCAGACGCGTCAGCGAGCGCACGCGCGCGATCAGCACGACGTCGGACACCGGCTTGGTCAGGAAATCATCGGCGCCGGCTTCGAGGCCGCGCACGCGGTCGGCAGGACTGTCGAGCGCGGTGACGATGACGACGGGAATGAAATGGGTCGCAGGGTTCGACTTCAAGCGGCGGCAGACCTCGAAGCCGTCCATATCAGGCATCATGACGTCAAGCAGGATGATGTCGCATTCGGCGCGGGTGCAGATTTCCAGCGCCTCCGTCCCGTTGGAAGCGGTCAGCACATCGAAGTATTCGGCTGACAGGCGGGCTTCCAACAGCTTGACGTTCGCCGGAACGTCATCGACGACGAGGATACGCGCGGACATGGCACCACAACTCCCCTATCCGATAAAGCGTCGGACAGTCTCAATAAATTTGCCGACCGAGATCGGCTTGGACAAATAGGCTTCGCAGCCGCCCTCGCGGATGCGTTCTTCGTCGCCCTTCATTGCGAAGGCGGTGACCGCGACCACCGGAATCGTGCGCAGATCGGGATCGTCCTTGATCCAGCGCGTGACCTCGAGGCCGGAAACCTGCGGAAGCTGAATATCCATCAGGATCAGATCGGGGCGCAGCTTGCGGACGAGATCGAGTGCTTCGAAGCCATTGCTGGTGCCCGAAGTCTGATAGCCGTGCGCTTCCAACAGATCGCGAAAGAGCTTCATGTTGAGCTCGTTGTCCTCCACGATCAGGACGGTTTTGGCCATCCCGTCCCTCCCAAACCCAGGAGACAGGCCCCGCTGCGGCACCTCACGCACCGCGCTTGGGGCGCGTCGAAAAAGTGAATTCAAACTAGCGCCAGAATCGGTCTAACCCGTTAATCCCGTAGTCCAAACGTCCGCGGTGCGGTTTCCGTTGCTTGAACACCTGCGGAAGACTCGGGCATGATGGGCCTCTCAATAGAGACCATAAGTTAACGGAAAGGCAAACCGGCGCGTTGAAAAAGCCTGTTCACAACCCCCGGGAAGTTGCTGAAATCGTTGCGATTCAGGCGCTCGGTTTTATTGCCGGCGATCCCGAGCGGCTGGGCCTGTTCCTGGCCGAGACTGGAATCGGTCCAGAGACGCTGCGGAATGCCGCATCCGACCCTCAATTTCTCGCGAGCGTGCTCGATTTCGTGATGCGCGACGACGCCACCGTGACGGCGTTCGCGAAGGCCTCCGAGTTGCACCCGACCAACATCGCTGCCGCCCGTCAGGTGCTGGGCGACCCGCAATGGGAGCGCGACGTGCCGTGACGACGGCCGCGGCAGCTCACGACGGCCCCCTCAGTTTCTGCCGAGACTGCCTCGGCGATCTCGATATCAAGGTGAAGCGCTGCAGCCATTGCGGTTCGCCGCGGCTGGTGCGACATCGCACCCTGCCCGCGCTGACGCTTGCGCATATCGACTGCGACGCGTTCTATGCCACGGTCGAGAAGCGCGACAATCCCGACATCGCCGATCGCCCCGTCATCATCGGCGGCGGCAAGCGCGGCGTCGTGTCGGCCGCCTGCTACGTCGCCCGCACCTACGGCGTCCGCTCGGCGATGCCGATGTTCAAGGCGCTGGAACTGTGCCCCGATGCGACCGTGATCCCACCCGACATGGCGAAATATGTCCGGGTCGGACGCGAGGTGCGCCACGCGATGCAGGCGCTGACGCCGCTGGTCGAGCCGCTGTCGATCGACGAGGCCTTCCTCGATCTTGCCGGCACGCAGCGCGTCCATGGCATGATTCCGGCCAAGGTGCTCGCCAAATTCGCCCGCGATGTCGAGCGCGACATCGGCATCACCGTCTCGGTCGGCCTTTCCTGCAACAAGTTCCTCGCCAAGATCGCCTCCGACCTCGACAAGCCGAGGGGCTTCGCCACGCTCGACCAGGACGAGGCGCGCGAGATGCTCGCAAGCAAGCCGGTCGGCTTCATCTACGGCGTCGGCCCCGCGACGCAGGAGAAGCTGGTGCAGCGCGGCTTCCGCATCATCGCCGATTTGCAGCGCGCCGACGAGAACGAGTTGATGAAGCAGTTCGCCAGCGAAGGCCGCAGGCTGTGGCGGCTGGCACGCGGCATCGACGACCGCACGGTGGTGCCCGACCGCGGCGCCAAGACCATCTCGAGCGAGACCACCTTCGAGACCGACATCCGCGACTTCGCAACGCTCGAACGGCTGCTCTGGAAACTGTCCGAAAAGGTCTCGGCGCGGCTGAAGACCTCTGAGCTTTCCGGCTGCACCATCACGCTGAAGCTGAAGACCGCCGACTTCCGTCAGCGCACCCGCTCGCAATCGATCCAGACCCCGACCCAGCTCGCCGCCAAGATCTTTGCGGTCTCGCGCGAGATGCTGGTGAAGGAGATCGACGGCACCGCCTTCCGCCTGATGGGCACCGGCGTCAGCGCGCTGCGCCCGGGCTCGCAGGCCAACGATTCCGACATGCTCGACCGCCGTTCGGCGCACGCCGAACGCGCCATCGACAATCTGCGCAAGAAGTTCGGCAATGCCGCCGTGATCAGGGGCATTGCGTATGAGGGACCGGCAAAGCCGGTGGAGGAGTAGTGTCCAGTTGTCATGGCCGGGCATAGCCGTCCGAAGGACCGCGTCGCTTCCGCTCGCCTATGCCCGGCCATCCATCCAGAAAGATTCTTTGAAGAGCGATGGATGCGCGGGTCAAGCCCGCGCATGACGATCGGTATCAATCCGCGACCGCAACAGCCTCGATCTCGATCAGCCATTCCGGCGCCGCCAGCGCGCTGACGCCGACCAGCGTAGAGGCCGGCGGCTCCATGCCCTCGAAGAACGCCGAGCGCGCCTTGCCGATGATCGGGCGCAGCTCCGGTTTGTAGCCGACCACGTAGGTCGTGATCTTGACGATGTTGCCGTAGCTGGCTCCGGCGGCCTTCAGCGCCATGCCGAGATTTTGCATCACCTGCGTCGTCTGCGCGGCGAGATCGCCGGCGCCGACCACCCGTCCCTCCTCGTCGACCGACACCTGTCCCGAAATGTAGATCGTGCGCGCACCCGAGGCGACGACGACATGGGAGTAGGCCGGATTGTGATGAAGGCCGCTGGGCCGAAGATGCTCGCGCTTGCTCATCATGTGCCTCCCTGACACCTGTGTTTTGGGAAGCGTACTCGCGTCGGACGGTTCCGGCCAGAGCGGTCTCGCGACGACTGCAGGCTTGCTCCGCTGTCGTCCCGGCGAAAGCCGGGACGGCGCCGAGTGGGTGGCGATAGCCAGCCATCACTTGCAGGGCTTGGAATCCCTGACGTCGAACTTGTCCAGCGCGCCCGAGATGACGAAATCGTTGTAATCCAGCACCAGCGCGCGGGAGACGCCGTTCTCGTAGAGCTCGAACGACATCGCGTAGACCGGGGTCTGCTCGCCGTCCTTGGCCCGTGCGTCGCTGTCGTAATAGCTCACCGTCACCGGCCAGCGCGTCATCGTTTTCATCGCATCGCTCGCCGTCGACGGATCGGGCGAGGACGGCGCGCGGTCGCCCGTGATCGGCCGGCCGATCACGGTCAGCGTGTTGTAGACCTTCTCGCCATTGTCGGAGCCGTCATAGACCGTCTGTTCGAGCACCGATTTGCCGTCGCGGGCGGCGACGATGATGTGCTGGATCTGCTCGGTCGGGAACACGACCTTGCCGTCGATATTGAACGTCTTCTTGACCGGCTGGGTCAGCTTCACGGTGATATGATCGCCCACCCGCTCGGCCATGCCGTCCACCGGCGCCGGTTCGCTGTCGTTCATCCGCGTGTCGATCTTGAAGCGGTAGCTTTTGCCCGCCGCGTCCTCCCAGGAGGAGGAGCGGAGATCAGAGAGCGTCACCTTGCCCTCGCCGCTGTCGAGCTCCGAGACCTGGCGGAATTCGGAGGTGTAGCCCTCGCAGGAGTTGCCGGAGAAATTGTAGAGGATGCGCCCGCGCGCATCGCTGACTGAATTGGAGCCGCGCGATTTCACCAGGCTCAGATCGTACAACGCCTGATGCGCGAGAAACGGCCCGCTGGCCGCAGCGGCAGCCGGCCCCTGAACCAGACCGGACCCTGCGGCAACGGCAATCGACAGCACCAGGGCACGCGACGGCTTCCGAAACGGCAGGATCATGATTTCTCCTCAGGGAGGCAGGGATTCGCCACAATAGTGACGGTGGTATTGCGCCGCAACTGGGGCAAATTTTACAAAATGGCAATGTGCGCGGCGAAAATGCCGCCATTTTCGGCCGCTTATCGTGCCATTCCACACCTGACAGCAACGCTATTGCTGCCGTACCGTCGCTTGCAACCGGCGGCACGATGCGCGAAACAAACCGGGCCCTGACCGCGTTTCAGGCTACATGCAATCCAATTGGGGGATCAAAAATGGCGGGTACCGTCGAACAGAAACTGACGTCACAGGGCATCACACTTCCCGAGCCGACCTCCCCGGTCGCGAACTATGTCCCCTTCGTCCGCAGCGGAAACCTGTTGTTCGTCTCGGGCCAGGTCTGCTTCAACGCCGAAGGCAAGCTGATCGCCAAGGGCAAGCTCGGCGCCGGCGTCACGATCGAGCAAGGCACCGAGGCGGCGCGCGGCTGCGCGATCAATTTGCTGGCCCAGATCAAGGCCGCGCTCGGCGACCTGGACAAGGTCGTGCGCGTGGTGCGGCTGGGCGGCTTCATCAACTCGGCGCCGGACTTCTTCGACGGACCGAAGGTCCTCAACGGCGCCTCCGATCTGATGGTTGCAGCGTTCGGCGACAAGGGCCGTCACGCCCGCACCACCGTCGGCGTCGCCTCCCTGCCGGCGGATGCCGCCGTCGAAGTCGAAGGCGTGTTCGAAGTCTCCTGAGCGATGCGCGCCCCTGATTGGCTGACAAAGCGGCCGGTCGCCCATCGCGGCCTGCACGATGCCGCACGCGGCATCATCGAGAACATGCCGGCCGCGGCCACCGCCGCGGTCGCGGGCAATTTTGCCATCGAGTGCGATATCCAGCTCACCGCCGACGGCGAGGCGATGGTGCATCACGACGATGCGCTCGGTCGCCTCACCGAGGGCTCGGGCCTGCTGGTGAGCATGACCGCAGCCGAGCTGAAGGCGATCAAGTTCAAGAATACCTCCGAGCAGATGATGACACTCGGCGATCTCTGCGCGCTGGTCGCCGGCCGCGTCCCGCTGGTGGTCGAGGTGAAGAGCCATTTCGACGGCGACCGCAAGCTGGTAGCTCGGATGGCCGAGGTGCTGTCGTCCTATTCCGGCCCTGTTGTCGGCATGTCGTTCGACCCCGACCAGGTGCTGGCGCTGCGCGAGATCATGCCGGGCCTGCCGCGCGGCATCACCGCCCAGCGCACCTATGACGACAGTTCCTGGACCAAGCTGACGCCGGCGCAGCGCGACAGCATGCTCTATCTGCGCCACGGCTTCAAAACCGAGCCGCATTTCGTTGCCTTCTGGGTCAACCAGCTGCCGGCGCCGGCGCCCTGGATCGCCCGCAAGGTGTTCGGCTGCCCGCTGCTGGCCTGGACTGTGCGGACCGCGGAACAGCGCGAACGCGCCGCGCGCTACGCCGACCAGATCATTTTCGAGGGGTTTACACCGGGAACCTGACATGTCCCCTTGCAGCCTTGAAGTCGTCGCTGCGATGCACGATCTTGGCAAGGGCTGGTAAGGCGTTGGTCAAGCGTTGGTCGTCATCGGCGATGGCGGAATGCGGAGCATGATCCGGAAGTGGAGCCAGCTGTTCCGGAAAGGTCATGCTCGAACGAGGCACCGGTCTTCATTCTCGATGGCGTCTTCTGAAATCACCCTAGAAGCTGTAGCTGACATCGGCGGCATTCCGGCCGCCGAATGGGACGCCTGCGCCAATCCGAAGCCGGATGCGGACAGCATCCATAACCTCGACACGCTGGCCTCGCCCGGCTCTGGAGGCGATTGCCAAGCGATCGCAAGTTCGGGCTATAACCCGTTCGTTTCTCACGCCTTTTTCGCGGCCGCCGAAGCCTCCAATTCGGCCTGCCCGCGGACCGGCTGGGGCCCCCGGCATCTGGTGGCCAAGCTCGATGGCCGGATCGTCGGTGTCGTGCCCTGCTATCTGAAATCGCACTCGCAGGGCGAATACGTGTTCGACCGCGGCTGGGCCGAGGCCTATCACCGTGCCGGCGGCAGCTATTACCCGAAGCTGCAGGTCTCCGTCCCCTTCACGCCCGCGACCGGGCCGCGGCTTCTGATCCGCGACGGCGTCGACCGCGAGGCGATCAGCTCGGCGCTGGCGCGGGGCTTAAGGGCGCTCTGCAACGCTACCGAAGCCTCCTCCGTGCACGTGACGTTTGCCCGCGAGGACGAGGCAAAATTCCTCGGCGCGCACGGCTTCCTGCAGCGGACCGACCAGCAGTTCCACTGGCACAATGAGGGTTACAAGACCTTCGACGATTTCCTCGGCTCGCTGAACTCGCGCCACCGCAAGGGGATCAAGCGCGAACGCCGCGAGGCGGTCGCCGCCGGGATCACGATCCACTGGCTGACCGGCGCTGACATCACCGAGGACGCCTGGGATGCGTTTTTCGAATTCTACATGGAGACCGGCTCGCGCAAATGGGGCCGGCCTTATCTGACGCGAAAGTTCTTCTCGCTGATCGGCGAGAGCATGAGCCGGGACGTGCTGCTTGTGATGGCCAAGCGCAACGGACGCTGGATCGCGGGCGCCATCAACTTCATCGGCTCGGATACGTTGTTCGGCCGCAACTGGGGCGCGGTCGAGCATCATCCTTTCCTGCATTTCGAGGTCTGCTATTACCAGGCGATCGACTTCGCGATTCAGCGCGGGCTCAAGGTGGTCGAGGCCGGCGCGCAGGGCGAGCACAAGCTGGCGCGCGGCTACCTGCCGCAGACCACCCATTCAGCGCACTACATCGCCGATCCCGGTCTGCGCAAAGCGATTGCCGATTACCTCAAACGCGAGCGCGACTATGTCGCCGAAGTCGGACGCGAGCTGGCCGAGGCCGGCCCGTTCCGGAAGACCGTCGACGACGACGCTTGACGTTTGGATCGCGACCGAGACATTAAACCCACAAAATCCAGGGAGCCGCCGCCATGCCCGCCGCCTATGACAACAACAATCCGTTCGCAAAAATCCTGCGCGGCGAATTCCCCTGCTACAAGGTCTATGAAAACGGGCACGTGCTTGCCTTCCTCGACATCATGCCGCGCTCGCCCGGCCACACGCTGGTGATCCCGAAGGCCGCTGCCCGCAACATCCTCGACATCAAGGCTGATGACTACGCCCATGTCGCGCGCGCCGGCCACAAGATCGCCGCCGCTGCGATGAAGGCGTTCGAGGCCGACGGCATCACGGTGCAGCAGTTCAACGAGCCCGCCGGCGGCCAGGTGGTCTTCCATCTGCACATGCACGTGATGCCGCGCAAGGACGGCGTCGCGCTGCTGCCGCCCGCGAGCCATAAGGAAGACGGCAAGGTGCTGGAGGCGAATGCGGCGAAGCTGATCGCGGCGTTGAAGTGACGCCACCGGCGTCATTCCCCGATGCGCAATTGCGCATCTGAGGGCGCGCCACTTGGCGCGAGCCCGGAATCCATTCTTCCGCAAATCTTGAACTGACGAGCGACCGCGCTTGCGGCCCGATGGATTCCGGGCTCGTCGCTGCGCGACGCCCCGGAATGACGAGTTACTCCGTCTCGAAATCCCCAGCCTGCGGCGAAGCCAGCGGGGTGAACTCGCAGCGGTCGGGCTTGACGTCGATCAGCGGTGTCTCGTCGAGGCAGTCGAGGCCGCGCACCAGGATGACGTTGCCCTCGACGCCGACCAGCTTGACGATCGAGGTGCCGATCGGATTCGGCCGCACCGGCGAGCGCAGCGAGAAGGTGCCGCGGGTGTTGCCGTTGTTCTTCGGGCTTTGCAGCACGATGTCGCGGCGCGACTGGTGCAGCCAGTACAGCACTTCGAGGTTCGAATAGAAATCGACGCCCTTGATCGCGGCGACCCAGGGCTCGAAGATCTCGAGCCGGCACACCGGGCCGTCATGCCGCCCCTGTCGCGGCGTCGCCAGCCGCGAGGTCCAGGGCGTGCGGATGCGGCCGATGAAGACGAGGCCGGCATCGCGCGCCGCCGGAATGTCGACGGCGACCTCGCCCTGGCGCAATTCCATTTCACGTACCATGTGTCAGTCCAACGATATGTTCAGCGTCTTGACCACGCCCGCCCACCGCGCCCGATCGGCACCTACGTATTTGTCGATCTCGGCCTGGCTCTTCGGCCGCAGCGGCGGAAAACCGATCTTGACCAGCGAAGCGCGAAACGCCTCGTCGTTCAAGGCCCGGTCGAGGCTGGCCTTGATCTTGTCGGCGACGTCGTCAGGCACTTTCGACGGCGCTGCGATACCATACCAGACGCTGACCGCATAATCGGGATAGCCGCTCTCGGCGATCGTCGGCAGATCGGGCAGATCGGCGATGCGCTCCGTCGAACTGACGCCAAGCGCGCGCAGCATGCCGGACCTGACCGGCGGCAGCGCGGTGCCGAGCGTATCGAACATCAGCTGGATGTTGCCTGACAAGAGGTCGGTCAGCGCCGGCCCGGCGCCCTTGTAGGGTACATGGGTCATCTCGACGCCGGCCATCTGCTTGAACATCTCGCCGGCGAGATGAACGGTGCCGCCGGTGCCGGCCGATCCGAAATTGAGTTTTCCGGGATTCTTCTTCGCGTAGGCGACGAACTCGGCAATCGTTGTGGCGGGCACCGAGGGATGCACCTCCATGATCATCGGCGCATCCGTGATGACGGACAGCAGGCGAAAATCCCTGGTCGGATCATAGGGCAGCTTTTTGTAGAGCAGCGGGTTGAGCACGAAGATCGAGGCCGCCGTCACGAACAACGTGTAGCCGTCGGGATCGGAGCGCGCGACGGCCTCGGCGCCGATCGCGCCCTGCGCGCCGGCCTTGTTCTCGACCACGACCACCTGCTTGAGATCGCGCCCCAGATACTCGCCGACGATGCGGCCGAGCACGTCGGTCGGTCCGCCCGCGGCATAGGGCACCACGAGCTTGATCGGACGCGTCGGATAGTCGGCAGCGCGTGCCGGCAGCGCCACCGTCAGTAACGCGGCCAGAGCAACGATGAATGCCGATGGTGCGCGCCGCTGCATGCCGTTTCCCCCGTTGTTGTTCTTGGGGCACGAGAGTAGCGGATAATGCGCTCGCCGCAATCAGCCGAGCCAGTATTTGCCCGAGAGCATGACGATTTCACCGGCGATCACGCCGGCGAAGATCGATTTCCGTGTGAGCATAAACACCACGAAGCCTGCTGCGACGGCGCCGTAGCGCAGCCAGTCCGGCACGCTGGCCAGCGCGCCCGGCGGCTGCACCACGATCTGCGCGATGATACCGGCGAGGATCGCGGTGGCGACCGCCCTCACCCAGACCAGGAGCTCGGAATTCTCGTCGATGCCGCCGCCGAACCACAGGCCGAGCATGCGCCAGATCTGGTTGGGGATGACGCCGGCGACGAACAGGATCGCCAGCGCGTGCCAGTCGCCGATGAAGCCCGTCATGCGCGCGCCCTCACGCTGCCTGCCCTTGCCCGGTGCACGCCATAGGCAATGGTGCCCGCGACGACGCCGCTGACCAGGATGTCGACACCGCTGTTCAGCATGGCCGCCAGCGGGAACAGCAACAGCCCGAGCACCAGTGCGACGACGTCGGCGAGCTCGCGGCAGTTGCGCGCAGTCGAGAACAGGAAGGCGAGCGGCGTCAGCATCAGCATGCCGGCGGCCAATAGCGGCGTGAGGTTGGCGGCGAGCGTGTAGCCGATCGTGTTGGCGATCAGGCAGACGGTGACGAGGCCGCAGCCGAGCCCGTGGATAAAGGCGATCCGTCTGATACGCGGCACCTGCGGCAGGAAGCGGAAGCACTCGACCCACAGCGTCACCGCCGTCAGATGCGCCACCAGGATCAGATGCCGCCGTTTGGTCTGTTCGGTGCGCATCATCGGCAACACCGACACCACCATCGGGAACAGCCTGATCGCGCTGACGGTGACCGCAACAGCCGACTGCAGCACGGTGGCACCGGAGCCGAGCG
It includes:
- a CDS encoding TetR/AcrR family transcriptional regulator produces the protein MASPPPKQTMKERILETADKLFYLQGIRAIGVDTIAAEIGISKRTLYNHFPSKDALIEAYLQRRFVQPRPSDKPPAEQILATFDSLERRFSARDFRGCPFVNAVAELGPEDEDRTIKNIAVAFKESRRVWFRDLLRQLGVTDAERLATQLTLLVDGSIAQDLVRDDPGMARAAKEAARVLLANAGVKVAKADHADKKRGG
- a CDS encoding serine hydrolase domain-containing protein; its protein translation is MEDLKVTATGYDFAPARAAMQRYIDNDLLSGISSAVMVGRELVEVSCVGWADKEAQIPLRTDHIFRVFSNTKLITSCAALLLVEDGRFQLDDPIEKFIPQLRNRKVLLKGATSIDQTEPAKSSITIRQLLSHTAGLSYGFFDPGTVIFKALNERGVHNPNTTLAEMVDVLADLPLIYQPGTSWEYSLAIDVIARLVEVVSGQTFDKFIKARILDPLGMVDTGFVVPQEDQGRLVAYYAGADLMEPMKPGLTRTDNAPFPGAYLRPVARLNGGGGLVSTLPDVVALIRSLLPGGPTLLKPDTIAMMMSNQLPEEQWIRFAMMGEQPGKVHGLAGGLIQKPSPIDHPDAAGEFYWGGVAGTQWWISPKTGTAGVMMAQRQMAFVHPFSFEFKRMAYDAVKRGR
- a CDS encoding PleD family two-component system response regulator — protein: MSARILVVDDVPANVKLLEARLSAEYFDVLTASNGTEALEICTRAECDIILLDVMMPDMDGFEVCRRLKSNPATHFIPVVIVTALDSPADRVRGLEAGADDFLTKPVSDVVLIARVRSLTRLKMMTDELRMRAITSLEIGMQAPERSAIADRGTGGRILLVDDRPSSYEKLAPILSAEHTVDVETNPAEALFHAAEGNYDLLIVSLSLDNYDGLRLCSQARSLERTRQVPILAISDADNNARLMRGLEIGVNDYLLRPVDKNELLARARTQIRRRRYTDHLRDNVQNSIEMAITDALTGLNNRRYMESHLATLAEQASVRGKPLALMILDIDYFKAINDTYGHDAGDDVLREFAVRIRKSIRGIDLACRYGGEEFVIVMPETDLHVAGMVAERLRRSIAGEPFSVDKGGKRITVTISIGLTTLERKGEQVTDVLKRADTALYRAKHDGRNRVVSAAA
- a CDS encoding response regulator; translated protein: MAKTVLIVEDNELNMKLFRDLLEAHGYQTSGTSNGFEALDLVRKLRPDLILMDIQLPQVSGLEVTRWIKDDPDLRTIPVVAVTAFAMKGDEERIREGGCEAYLSKPISVGKFIETVRRFIG
- a CDS encoding DUF3572 domain-containing protein; translated protein: MKKPVHNPREVAEIVAIQALGFIAGDPERLGLFLAETGIGPETLRNAASDPQFLASVLDFVMRDDATVTAFAKASELHPTNIAAARQVLGDPQWERDVP
- a CDS encoding DNA polymerase IV — its product is MGARRAVTTAAAAHDGPLSFCRDCLGDLDIKVKRCSHCGSPRLVRHRTLPALTLAHIDCDAFYATVEKRDNPDIADRPVIIGGGKRGVVSAACYVARTYGVRSAMPMFKALELCPDATVIPPDMAKYVRVGREVRHAMQALTPLVEPLSIDEAFLDLAGTQRVHGMIPAKVLAKFARDVERDIGITVSVGLSCNKFLAKIASDLDKPRGFATLDQDEAREMLASKPVGFIYGVGPATQEKLVQRGFRIIADLQRADENELMKQFASEGRRLWRLARGIDDRTVVPDRGAKTISSETTFETDIRDFATLERLLWKLSEKVSARLKTSELSGCTITLKLKTADFRQRTRSQSIQTPTQLAAKIFAVSREMLVKEIDGTAFRLMGTGVSALRPGSQANDSDMLDRRSAHAERAIDNLRKKFGNAAVIRGIAYEGPAKPVEE
- a CDS encoding RidA family protein, giving the protein MSKREHLRPSGLHHNPAYSHVVVASGARTIYISGQVSVDEEGRVVGAGDLAAQTTQVMQNLGMALKAAGASYGNIVKITTYVVGYKPELRPIIGKARSAFFEGMEPPASTLVGVSALAAPEWLIEIEAVAVAD